The Strigops habroptila isolate Jane chromosome 8, bStrHab1.2.pri, whole genome shotgun sequence genome includes a window with the following:
- the CRIP2 gene encoding cysteine-rich protein 2 has product MASKCPKCDKTVYFAEKVSSLGKDWHKFCLKCERCNKTLTPGGHAEHDGKPFCHKPCYATLFGPKGVNIGGAGSYIYEKPQIEGQTAPGPIEHPVKVEERKVNAAPPKGPSKASSVTTFTGEPNMCPRCGKRVYFAEKVTSLGKDWHRPCLRCERCSKTLTPGGHAEHDGQPYCHKPCYGILFGPKGVNTGGVGSYIYDKDPEVKNQP; this is encoded by the exons ATGGCATCCAAGTGCCCCAAGTGCGACAAGACCGTGTACTTCG CCGAGAAGGTGTCCTCCCTGGGCAAGGATTGGCACAAGTTCTGCCTGAAGTGTGAGCGCTGCAACAAGACCCTGACCCCAGGCGGGCATGCTGAG CATGATGGGAAGCCCTTCTGCCACAAGCCCTGCTACGCCACGCTGTTTGGCCCCAAAG GAGTGAACATTGGTGGTGCTGGGTCCTACATCTATGAGAAGCCGCAGATCGAGGGACAGACTGCACCGGGACCCATTGAGCACCCAGTgaaggtggaggagaggaaggtgaACGCTGCACCTCCCAAGGGGCCCAGCAAAG CTTCCAGTGTCACCACCTTCACTGGGGAGCCCAACATGTGCCCGCGCTGCGGCAAGAGAGTCTACTTTG CCGAGAAGGTGACTTCACTGGGGAAGGACTGGCACCGTCCCTGCCTACGCTGTGAGCGCTGCAGCAAGACACTGACCCCGGGGGGCCATGCTGAG caTGATGGACAGCCATACTGCCACAAGCCCTGCTACGGAATCCTCTTTGGGCCAAAGG GTGTGAACACCGGAGGTGTGGGAAGCTACATCTACGACAAAGACCCCGAAGTGAAGAACCAGCCCTAG
- the CRIP1 gene encoding cysteine-rich protein 1, whose product MPKCPRCQKEVYFAEKVTSLGKDWHRPCLRCEKCNKTLTSGGHAEHDGKPYCNHPCYAALFGPKGFGRGGAESHTFK is encoded by the exons ATGCCCAAGTGCCCCCGCTGCCAGAAGGAGGTCTACTTCG CCGAGAAGGTGACTTCTCTGGGAAAGGACTGGCACCGGCCCTGCTTGAGATGTGAGAAGTGTAACAAGACCCTGACGTCTGGAGGCCATGCAGAG catGATGGCAAGCCATACTGTAACCACCCCTGCTATGCTGCCTTGTTCGGGCCCAAAG GGTTTGGCCGGGGAGGAGCTGAGAGCCACACGTTCAAGTAA